A genomic window from Lotus japonicus ecotype B-129 chromosome 1, LjGifu_v1.2 includes:
- the LOC130729269 gene encoding wall-associated receptor kinase-like 20: MDQHKITTTLSIFITTAALLLTCAVAVQHCGNCGPNPVPYPLSTGPDCGDPLYKIRCTAGTLWLDALAGSSYTIRSIDSVNRRIIIQPATLLGKVCMSTDFRSEGIHLNETLMFSVAAGNTVFMLNCSFNAPHAPPPAMDCSASSLCHSYIRDHKDASACGSVGFCCTYKIGEARKEYGVAVGVHSNGCAAYQSFVDLDGAVAMPGKGWPEAGVAIEWVAPLEPICKGPMDCNALLNSKCVVSPRGGGVHRCLCNAGFKWEPSNGICQPQAQSQLQNIRCTGHEKGSHCKVRKKKKKKIMLLAVAVSLGGVVSIATAIGVIFYKKHNQGESKTKKTIIKKAKEISNAKASALSSRIFTGREIRKATNNFSEEKLIGSGGFGEVFKGTFEDGTVIAIKRAKLGSTKGVDQIQNEVRILCQVNHRSLVRLLGCCLEFEHPLLIYEYVSNGSLFDYLHRHPSAKTTPLKWHQRLKIAHQTAEGLSYLHSAAVPPIYHRDVKSSNILLDAKLDAKVSDFGLSRLVEISEQNKSHIFTSAQGTLGYLDPEYYMNFQLTDKSDVYSFGVVLMELLTAQKAIDFNREEENVNLAVYARKMMIEDGLIELVDPFLKEEAGEIELETMKSLGSLAAACLNEQRQKRPSMKEVSDEIEYLIKIFKGQVSKR; encoded by the exons ATGGACCAACACAAGATTACTACTACATTGTCAATATTTATAACAACCGCAGCACTGTTGCTAACATGCGCCGTGGCGGTGCAGCACTGTGGGAACTGCGGTCCAAACCCGGTTCCGTATCCATTAAGCACAGGACCCGACTGTGGTGACCCGTTGTACAAGATTCGGTGCACTGCAGGCACATTGTGGTTAGATGCACTTGCTGGATCATCTTACACGATTAGATCCATAGACTCGGTAAACCGTCGGATCATAATCCAACCGGCTACACTTTTAGGAAAAGTGTGCATGTCCACGGATTTCCGCAGTGAAGGCATACACCTGAACGAGACTCTTATGTTTAGCGTGGCTGCGGGCAACACCGTGTTTATGTTGAATTGTTCCTTTAACGCGCCACACGCGCCGCCGCCGGCTATGGACTGCTCCGCGAGCAGCTTGTGCCACAGCTATATCAGGGATCATAAGGATGCTAGCGCGTGCGGGAGCGTGGGTTTTTGTTGCACGTACAAGATTGGTGAGGCCCGCAAGGAGTATGGGGTTGCGGTTGGGGTTCACAGCAATGGGTGCGCAGCGTATCAGAGTTTCGTGGATTTGGATGGCGCGGTGGCAATGCCGGGAAAAGGGTGGCCGGAGGCAGGAGTGGCGATAGAGTGGGTGGCTCCGCTGGAACCGATTTGCAAGGGGCCAATGGATTGCAATGCATTGTTGAACTCAAAGTGTGTGGTGAGCCCTAGGGGTGGTGGGGTGCATAGGTGCTTATGCAATGCTGGCTTTAAGTGGGAACCTAGCAATGGAATTTGCCAACCTCAAGCTCAATCTCAACTCCAAA ATATACGGTGCACAGGACATGAGAAAGGCAGCCACTGCAAAGttaggaagaaaaagaaaaagaaaataatgctTCTGGCTG TGGCTGTTTCCTTGGGTGGAGTAGTCTCTATAGCAACAGCAATTGGAGTCATTTTCTACAAAAAGCACAACCAAGGGGAGAGTAAAACAAAGAAGACCATAATCAAAAAGGCTAAAGAAATCTCAAATGCTAAAGCTAGTGCTTTATCATCCAGAATCTTCACGGGCAGAGAGATTAGAAAAGCAACCAACAATTTCTCTGAAGAAAAGCTTATCGGCTCTGGCGGTTTCGGTGAAGTGTTCAAGGGAACTTTTGAAGATGGTACTGTAATAGCAATCAAGCGTGCCAAGCTTGGAAGCACCAAAGGTGTAGATCAAATACAGAACGAGGTTCGAATCCTCTGCCAAGTTAACCACAGAAGCCTAGTGAGACTCCTTGGTTGTTGCTTGGAGTTTGAGCACCCTCTTCTAATTTATGAGTATGTTTCCAATGGGTCACTTTTTGATTACCTTCATCGCCACCCTTCAGCCAAAACAACACCACTCAAATGGCATCAAAGACTCAAAATTGCACACCAAACAGCTGAAGGGCTATCCTATCTGCATTCTGCAGCTGTGCCTCCAATTTACCATCGTGATGTGAAATCAAGCAATATATTGCTTGATGCTAAGCTTGATGCCAAGGTCTCAGACTTTGGATTATCTAGGCTTGTGGAAATTTCTGAGCAAAACAAGAGCCATATCTTCACTAGTGCTCAAGGAACACTCGGTTATCTTGACCCTGAATACTACATGAACTTCCAATTGACAGATAAGAGTGATGTATACAGCTTTGGGGTGGTGTTGATGGAGCTGCTCACGGCACAGAAAGCCATTGATTTCAACAGGGAGGAAGAGAATGTGAACTTGGCAGTGTATgcaaggaagatgatgattgaagaTGGGTTGATTGAACTTGTTGATCCTTTTCTTAAAGAGGAAGCTGGGGAAATTGAATTGGAAACTATGAAGTCATTGGGTTCTCTTGCAGCTGCTTGCTTGAATGAGCAGAGACAGAAACGGCCTTCCATGAAAGAAGTTTCAGATGAGATTGAGTACCTAATTAAGATTTTTAAAGGCCAGGTTTCCAAACGATGA